Genomic segment of Aliarcobacter trophiarum LMG 25534:
TATATTTGCAAGATAGTTCCACTGATCATGAAAAATCTTTTTCTTATTAATATCTAAAAAAACTGTACTATTTTTATCTCTATACTTTAACTGCAAAGGTAGTTCTATATATGAACCTAATTTTTCTTTTGTTGAAAACTCACTATTTGGATAGAGTTTTGCACTAATGTTTGCTTTTTTTTGTAAAAAATATACAAAGCTATATGAGATTTTTGAACTTATCTTTTCTTCAAAAAATATCCAAGCAAAAATTGACTTATATGAACTTAAAGAGTATGAAGCTGGAATATTTAACTCACTTAAAGCCCTTTGAAGTTTAAAAACATCTTCACTATTTAACTCCAAAACAACATAAGAGCACTCTTGATTTCTATCTATTAAATATGAAGCTAAAAAGATATTTCCTCTTAAATGTTCTTCTAAATCTTTATTTGTAAGAGGCAAAAAGTCATCACCCATAAATGTTTTAGTAACAGCAGAGAAGCCCTCTTTACTTCCATCTTTACTCTTCCACTTTTTTGCATATATATCAGCTCTATTTACAAAAGTTTCTCTAAATAGATCTATTTTTTCATCTTTTGTAAACCTTTTTCTATCTAATACTTTTTGATTTTTTATATGCTCTTCTAGCTCTTTTATCTTTGTTTCTAGTTGTTGTTTCTGAAAATATAGCTCTTCTAACTCTTTCTCAACACTTCTCATAAGATATTAGCTCCAAAAATCTCTCAACAACCAAAAAAGAGCCAAAAACTAAATACTCGTTTTCCAAATCCATTGATAGCTTTTCAATCTCAACAATTTGCAACTTTTTTATACACTTTTGTAAAATATCTTTTTTTACAATTCGTTTATCATCTAAATCTAAAATAAAAATCTCTTTTACAATTGGTTTTAATACTTTTAAAACTTCTTCATAATCTTTATCTTCGTAAGAGTTATAAATTAGAGTTATTTGTCTATTTTTAAACTCCTCTTTTATAACTTTTGCTGCCAAAGAGTTATGTCCAACATCAATATATAAGTTTTTTGCAATTTTTTGACATCTTCCAAAAAGTGGAGTTGTGTTAAAAATCTCAAGATTTATAGGATTATTCCTAAAAAATGGCAACTCTTCTAAACATCTAATACAAAGTGCCAAATTTCTTTTTAGATATGAAGCAAAAACAAAATCATAATCTATATCAAAATTTTCAACTTTTAGAATTTCAATATCTCTATTAAACTCTTGTTTTAACTCATCTTTTACTTTTTCTGCAACTTTAAAAACCTCTTTAAACTCTTGATAACCTATTATCATCTTTGCATTTGTTGCTCTCATTTTTGTTTTTGCAATTTTTTCTATACTATCTCCCAAAAAAGAGATATGATCTAGTCCAATAGTTGTAATTAAACTTATATCATTTTTTACAACATTTGTAGCATCAAACTCACCACCTAGTCCAGCTTCAAGTACCAAATAGTCACAATCTTTACTTAAATAAAGAGCTAAAAGTGTTGTATATTCAAAATATGTAAGCTTTTGAAGTAAACCTTCATCATAAATATTAATTAAGAAATTATGAGCATTTTGTAGTAAATTATCACTAACATCAGCTCCATTTATCCAAATCCGTTCATTAAACTTTTTTATATGTGGAGAGCTATAATGTAGGGTTTTAAATCCAGTTTTATATAAATAATGAGATAGAAATCTTCCTGTGCTTCCTTTTCCATTTGTTCCAACAATATGAATAACAAATGGAATTTTTATCTCTTTTTCCAAAATAGAGAAAGCTTTATTTACAAAGCTAAAATCTATTTTGTCATAATACATAGTTTTATGTTCTAAAAAACCACTTAAAGATTTTGTTTTTAAACTCATTTTTATTGAAAAGAACCAACTGCAACTCTTGAAAGCAAGTCAGTAACTGCCATATCACTAGCTTTACTTATAGCTTCAAATCTTTGTGTATCATTTATAGTAGTTCCAATATCTATAGCAAAATCATATTCTCCATCAACTGTAAAACTCTTTGTTTTTGATGTCGATTTATCTAAATATTTAACTCCCAATACAACTTTTGCTTTATATAGTTTATTATATCCATCTTTGTCATACTGTAAAGTAGAGAAACTAACACTTGAAATTCTTAAGTCCATTATAATATCAGCTTCTACTTCACTATCAACCATATTTGAACCAACTCTTTGAATTAGAATTTTTGTAACAGCATCTTTTACTAAAACAGAGTTTTTTGGATCTGCTGGACTTACATCCAATCTTACATATAAATCTTTTCCTAGCTCTTGTTTTGCATAATATGTAGATGGTCTATATCCACAAGCTACAAAAAATAGAGCCACAAATATGACAAATAGTGATTTTGTAACTCTCATTTTATACCTTGATTACTATATTTACTAATTTTTTTGGAACAACAATCTCTTTTAAAATAGTTGCACCTTCAAGCCACTTTTTAGCTTCACTTTTTGCAATATCTAAAACCTCTTCATTTGTAGCATTTATACTAACTTCAATTTCAGCTCTTTTTTTACCATTTATTGTAACTGCTAAAACTATACTATCTTGTACAAACACTTCATTTTTTATCTCTAAAGGTTTTGAAAAATTCTCTAAATTAAAGTATCTATTTGATAACTCCCAACTAGTATGTGGAATAATTGGCTCCAATATATTTGTCAAAATATAGTAAGCTTCTGCCCAAATAGCCTCATTTTTTTGAGCTTGTAAAGAGTTCATAGCTTCCATACAAGAAGCTATTAGAGTATTAAAAGCATAAGTCTTATTTAAAACCTCATTTGATTTTTGTAAAGCCTCATAAACTTTCTTTCTAGCCTCTTTCTCCTCTTTGTTTAAAGAGTTTTGATCTATACTCTTAAAATTTTCAAGACCTGTTTGTGTTATATTGCTAGCTCTTTCATAAAATCTTTTTATAAATTTATAAGCCCCTTCAACAGCACTATCATTCCACTCTAGCTCTTTTGTAGGAGGTGCTGCAAAAAGGATAAACATTCTTGCTGTATCAGCTCCATACTTCTCAACAAGCATATCTGGATCTACAACATTTCCCTTGCTTTTACTCATTTTTGCACCATCTTTTAAAACCATTCCTTGAGTAAGTAGATTTTTAAATGGCTCACTTGAGTTTGTATATCCTAAATCTTTTAAAACTTTTGTGAAAAATCTTGCATATAAAAGGTGTAAAATAGCATGTTCTATTCCTCCAATATATTGATCAATATCCATCCAATAATCACTATCTTCTTTAGAAATTCCCTCTTCTTGCCACTTTTTATAATTTGTAGCATATCTTAAAAAATACCATGATGATTGCACAAAAGTATCTAAAGTATCTGTTTCTCTTGTAGCTTTTTCTCCACATTTAGGACAAATACAATTTTTCCAAGTAGGATGTGAATCTAATGGATTTCCTTCACCTGTAATTTCTACATCATCAGGAAGAGAGACAGGAAGATTTTCTATTTTTTCAGGCACTAAACCACAAGCTTTACAATGTACAAAAGGAATAGGAGCTCCCCAATATCTCTGTCTTGAAACTCCCCAATCTCTCAATTTATAATTTATTTTTCTATTTCCAAAAGAGTTTTGCTCAAAATGATAAATAATAGCCTGTTTTGCATCTTGGCTTTTTAGATTTGAGAAAGCTTCACTATTTATCAAAACTCCATCTTCTACATATGCCTCTTTTTGTTTCTCTATAAAGCCATTTTCTCCAACGATAACTTGTTTTATTGGTAAATCATATTTTAAAGCAAACTCAAAATCTCTTTGGTCATGAGCTGGAACTGCCATAACTGCGCCATCACCATAAGAACTTAATACAAAATTTGCAACCCAAATTGGAATAGTTTGTCCAGTTAGTGGATGAATTGCCTCAATTTCTAAATCCACCCCCTCTTTCTCTTGCATAGCTCTATCTTTTTGTGCAATTTTTTGCATATTTCTAATAGCATTTAACTTATTTTTTGGTAATAGCTCTTTTTCCACTAAATATTTTACTATAGGATGCTCAGGAGCTAAAGCAGTATATGATACGCCATAAATAGTATCAGGTCTTGTTGTAAATACACTAAAACTTGCAAACATTTTATCAAGTTTTGCCCTTGTCTCTTTTGTAACATCAAATTTAAACTCTAAGCCCTCGCTTCTTCCAATCCAGTTCTCTTGCATAGTTAAAACTTGTGAAGGCCATGAGTTTTCAAGTAGTTTTAAATCATCAAGTAAAGTTTGCGCATATTTTGTAATTGCAATATAATATCCAGGCATCTCTCTTTGAACAACTTCATTATCACATCTCCAACAACAGCCCTCAACAACTTGCTCATTTGCCAAAACAGTTTGACAATCATTACACCAGTTAAGAGCTGCATTTTTTCTATACAAAATTCCAGCTTCATACATTTTAATAATAAACTCTTGCTCAAATTTTGTATAGAGTTCATCACTAGTTGCAAACTCTTGATTTTTACTAAAAGATAGTCCTAAACTTCTTAACTCTTCTCTCATATAATCAATATTTTCATAAGTCCACTTTTTTGGGTGAAGCTTATTTTTAATTGCTGCATTTTCAGCAGGCATTCCAAAACTATCCCACCCAATAGGATGAAGAACATTGAAACCATTTTTTCTAAAATGCCTAGCAAAGGCGTCGCCTAAACAGTAGTTTCTTACATGTCCCATATGAATTCTTCCACTAGGATATGGGAACATACTTAAAATATATTTCTTTGGTTTTGAAAAATCATAACTTGGTTCAAAAGAGCTATTGTCTATCCAAAATTTTTGCCACTTTTTTTCAATATCTTTTGCCAAATACTCCATTAATACTCATCCTTCTCTCTATTTTTTGCACTTTCAATCATAGAAAGTATCATTGAAACTATATTTGCAATAACTGCACCAATAGCAAGTCCAATTACCAACTTCATATTCCCTGTAAAAACAAATACCAAAAATGCAGGAATTAAGTGTAAATCGGCAACTAAAGAACTAGCCAAAAGCTCAGCAGCTAAAAGATTTTTTACACCAATTTTTAAAATTGTAGAGATAACATTAACTCCAGCTGCTACAAAAAGAGCTATAACATTTGGTTCATATAAAAACCCAGCAGTTGTTGTTAAAGACATCATTGTCAAAAAAATATAGGTTACCTTGCCCCAGTCCATTTTTTTCCTTTTAACTGTTTAATATAAAGTAAGTATGTTATCTAAAATTGCATAAAAAACTAATTTTTACCTCTATTTCAATATTAATTTTAACATTACAGCACTTTTTTAATTAACTTTAGATAATATTGACTAATTTTTTTTTAGGAAAACAAATGGATTTATCTGTACTGTTGGGGTTAATAGGTGCTATAACATCTATTTCTGTAGGAGTTATCCTTGAAGGTGGGAATCCAGCTGGAGTTCTTCACATCTCTTCATTTATTATTGTTATTCCAACTGCTATGCTAGCAGCAGTTGTTGCAACAGATTCAAAATATGTAAAAGCAGCATTTAAAGAGTTTAAAAATATCTTCAAAAAATCACCTGTAAATTTTGAAGCAAGAATTGATGAACTTGTTGAATATGCAATTACAGTAAAGAAACAAGGGGTTTTAGCTTTAGAAAAAGATGTTCAAGGTTTAGATCATCAATTCTTAAAAGAGGCCTTAAGTATGGTTGTTGATGGTAGCAAAGAGGAGCAAATAGAAGAGCAATTAGAACCAGTAATCGAAGCAACAGAAGAGTATTATCATGGAGCTAGTCACTTTTGGCTACATGCTGGTGAAACATCTCCTACTATTGGTCTTGTTGGTGCTGTTTTTGGTCTAATTTTAGCTCTACAAAAACTAGACGATCCTCCTGCTATGGCAGCTGGAATTGCTGGTGCATTTACAGCAACGGTTATGGGAATTGCTGGTTCATATATTTTTTTAGGACCTTGGGGAGTTAAATTAAAAGCAAAAGGGCATATAGTAGTAAAAGAGCAATACTTAATTCTTGCTGCTTGTAAAGGAATGGCAAGAGGCGATGCCCCTGGTGAATTAAAATTGAAGTTATCAAAAATGGTAACTCCTATGCCTTTATAGGTTTTTTTAATGTCAAAAAAGAAAAAGTGTGAATGCCCAGCTGGAGAGAAATGGGCTGTTCCATATGCAGACTTTTTGAGTCTTCTTTTAGCACTTTTTATAGCTTTATATGCTTTGGCATCTGTGAATATAGAGAAACAAAAAGCTTTAAAAGAGGAGTTTATAAAAATTTATAAGTTTCCTAGTGCAAATATAGTTGAGGAGCAATCTAAACAAGAAAAAGCTATGACTGACAATCCATCTGATGATACACAAGAGGGTAAAAAAGTTATAGTTCATACTTTAGAAAATCCTCAAGATCAAGAACAGATAAAAGAGAAGGGTGCAAACTTAATTGAGCTACCAGATGGCTCTTTAATGAGTGTTCCAGCACATTTAGTTTTTGAAAATGGGAAAGCAGAAATAACATCTGTTTTTGCAAATGATTTCTTAACTAACCTAGCAGAGCTTATAAATGCTATGCCTGAAGATACAGAGATAAATGTAAAAGGTTTTGCTCAAGATAGCGAGATTAGAAGTTCAAGATTTAAAGATGCATTAGAGCTTTCAACTGCTAGAGCAAATAATGTGATAAGAGAGTTAATAAAACATAATGTAAAAGCTTCAAGGCTTTATTCAAGTGGTTTTGGTAGTAATAAAACTTCAACTCTAAAAGATAAAAGTGTTGTTGTATTTGAACTTCATACAAATGGTGATGTTCAAAGTGAAGAGGATTTAAATCTAGAATCAATTTTTAAGAAAATGAAAGAGTAATGCAAAATAAAAAAAGGTTTCAAACTCTTCTTCCTGAATCTAAAAAAAAATGCTGTTTTTTAAAGTTTATAGACTTTGAACCAATTGTTAAATATGGTTCAATCTCTATAATATTACTATCTATTTTTATTCAATCTTCAAATATAATTCAAAATAAAAACTCGATATTAAGTATTTTTTCACTATTTTTTAATCTATTTTTTCTATTAATTATTTTACAAAAATTAGAGATGATAAAAATAAACTTTTTAAATATTTATATAAAAAGCTCTTTACAGTTCTTAATATTCATATATATTTTAAACTCTTTTCTTTATCTTTTTGTTGATAACTCTATTTACTCTTACATATATGCACCAATAAATCTTTTTGGTGCATATTTCATCTTTTTACTTTTAAAAAAAGATGAAATTATTTAAATAAGTTTTTCAAAGCATCTCTTCTATCTTGAATAGAGCTTGGATTTTTATTTATCTGGCTATCTTCTTTTGGACTATCATCTAAAACTACATTAAATAGTATATATACAGCAATAAATAAAACAACTATAATTAAAAGTAAACCTTTAATATAATTATCCATAAGTTCTTAAACTCTTCCTTGTTCATACATAGCTCTTAATTTCTCTTTCTCTTTTCTATTTGCCGCTTTTATAGCTTGTTTACTTCTATAACTATCTGTATTAAATCCTAAGAATTTAATAAATGGAGAAACCACAAAAATAGATGAGTAAGTACCTATTATAATTCCAACAAATAGTGTAAATGAAAAGGCATATATAATCTCTCCACCAAATATAAGCATAGTAAGAACTGCTAATTGTGTTGTAGAAGAAGTAAGAACTGTTCTTGATAGAGTTCTACTTACTGAATCATTAATTAAAGCATCTAAATCTCGCTCTTTTGTAATTTGTAAGCTCTCTCTAATCCTATCATTTACAATTATTGTATCATTTATTGTATATCCTACTAAAGTTAAAATAGCAGCAATCATATCAAGATTTACATCAATTTTAAATAGACTAATAAGCCCCAAAGTAATAATAACATCATGAATAAGTCCAATAATCGAAGCAATAGCAAATCTCCACTCAAATCGTGCCGCAATATAAATAAGCATTGCTAATAAAGCCATAGATAAAGCCATAATACCTTTTTCTCTAAGCTCTGCTCCAACTTTTGCTCCAACCATATCTATTTTTCTAATTTCAAAATTTCCTGTTGGTACCAAAATCTTATTCATCTCATCACTAATATCATTTGTAACACTACTTGAACTTCCTGTAAATCTTATAGTTATCTCTTCTTTTGTTCCAAACTCTGTCACATTTGAACCAGCATATTTACTATTTTCCAGAACTTCTCTTATTTTATCCAAAGGTGCAGCCTTGTCATATTTTACTTGAACAATAGTTCCACCCACAAAATCAATTCCATAATTTAAACCTCTTGTAAGAAGTAAAAATATTGAAGCAACAATTAAAATTCCAGAAATTGACAAAAAGGCGATTTTTTTACCCATAAAATCATATGTTTTATTGTTATTAAAAATTTCCATTATGCTACTCCAAACCATTTTTTATTATTTTTATCTTTTGCAATCTTTGACATAATTGCTTGATAAATACCATGTGTTCCCAGAATAGATGTAAGCATTGAAGTCAAAATTCCAATAGAGATAGTAACTGCAAAACCTTTTATAGCTCCACTTCCATAAGCATATAAAACAATAGCAACTAAAAAAGTTGTAATATTTCCATCCATAATAGCTCTAATAGCATTTGAGTATCCATCTTCAATTGCCTTATGAACACTAGCTCCTGTTCTTAAAACTTCTCTAATTCTCTCATTTATAATAACATTTGCATCAATTGCCATACCCAATGTAAGAATAATTCCAGCCATCCCAGGAAGTGTTAAAGTAGCACCAAAAAGAGCAATTACTGCTAAAAGAATAAATACATTTGCAAGTAAAGCGATATTTGCAATAATCCCAGCTCTTCTATAATAAAATATCATAAATAAAAAAATCAAAATAGTACCAGAAACTAAAGCTATCATTGAGGCTTTTATACTATCAGCACCCAAAGATGGTCCTACACTTCTTTTTTCTAGCAAATTCACACTAGCTAATAATGCCCCACTTCTAAGTGCAATAGCAACGTTTCCAGCTTCTTGTACTGTAAATCCACCACTTATTTGTCCACTTCCTCCACCAATTCTCTCATTTATATTTGGTGCAGAATAAACTTTTCCATCAAGTACAATTGCAAGTCTTTTTCCTACACTCTTAGCCGTAAAATCACCAAAAATTCTAGCTCCTGCACTATTTAAAGTAAAGTTAATAATTGGTTGATTTGATTGGCTAAAAGCAACTTGTGCATCAACTATTTGGCTACCATCTAAAATTGGTATCTCTTTTACAAGATACTTTTTATTACTATCATTTGTATCTTCTAAAATAACATCACCAAAAGCTGTTGCCTCTTTGCTTGTCATTTGATAAACTCTATCCATTCTATCTTCATCAACTGCCATAAGCTCTAGTTTTGCAGCCTTAGATATTAAATCTCTTGCTGCTTTTTCATCTTGTGCTGTTTTAATCCCAGGAAGTTGAACAACTATATCACTATCTCCTTGTCTTATAACAGTTGGCTCACTAAGTCCAAATTGGTCAAGTCTATTTCTAATAGTCTCAACTGCTTGAACTACAGAGTACTCTTTTGTTTTTACTATCTCTTCGCTTGAAAGAGAGACTTTATACTCTAAATCCTCTTTAGCTATATCTAAACCTTTTATCTCTTTAAGCATCTTATCCATTTTAGCAATTTCATCACTATCTAAAATAGAAAAATAAATAGAGTTATCATTTACAGTTAATCCATCTATTAGTAACTCTTCATCATCACTAAAATATTTAATAGCTGTTGCTATTGATTTTAGTTTTGAAGCCACTGCTTCTTCAGTATTTACACCTAAAAGCATATGAAGTCCACCTTGAAGGTCAAGTCCTAGATTTACTTTTTTTCCATAATCTGTTTGCATTAAAGAGGGAAATGAGAAAACAACACCAAATATAATACTAATTAGAAAAATTGTGAGTTTAAAATTAAAAATTTTCAATATAAGTCCTTATCTATAGGGAATTTAAGATATGAAAATCATATCTTAAATCATAAATTATTCAGTAATAAGTCTAGCAACGAACTCTTTAGCAAGTTTCATTTCAGAATTATCACTATTTTTTACTACGAAAAATGTCTCTTCTGCTTTTACTACTTCTACCATTAAGCCACCATTTGTTACAATCTTATCACCTTTTTTTAAGTTAGTGATCATCTCTTTATGAGCCTTTGCTTGTTTTTGTTGTGGTCTAATTATTAAAAAATAGAATATTGCAAAAAGTGCAACCAGAGGTAGTAATGAAGTCAATAAATCGTTTTGCATCGAATTTCCTTTTTTGGGAGGTTTAGTATGTTTTTATTAAAAACCCAATATTTTAACAAAAATTTAATAATAAAAGGCTTGATTACAGCTTGTTTACTTAGCTCTTTTATATATTTATCATATTTGAGTTTCGAAAGTAAACTAATTGATACTATATTTGGACTTGCTGGAGTATATCTTTTATTGACAATTCCTAGAGTTTCACTTTTTTATACAGGTTTCTTTACAGGACTTTTTTGGTGTTACTGGATGGGTATTAGCTTACAATACTATGATATTAGCTATATAGCTCCTTTTTTACTTTTTGGAATTGGTCTTGTTTTTGGAACAATATTTGCTCTTTTTGCAGCTATTGATAAGCTCTCTTTTAGAATTTTAATGATTTTTGGATTTTTATTTATCTCTCCATTTGGTTTTAACTGGCTAAAGCTGGAACTTATTTTTATAAACTCTTACATAAGTACAACAAAACTCTCATTTTTCCTAATTCTTCTATCATTTTATCTACTAATTAAACTAAAAAGAGCAAAAATTATAGCTATTTTACCGCTTCTTTTTACTATACATAGTGAAAATGGTGAATTCATAGATACTCCAAAAGCAAAAATTTATATGCCACAAATGTATATAGAACAATCTTTAAAATGGAATAAAGATTACTTAAATACCCTAAATAATGAGAATTTTAAACAAATCTTTGATGCAATAGATAAAGGTTACACTTTAGTTGTTTTGCCAGAAACAGCATTTTCAGTTGCACTAAATAAATACCCTAGCTTAAACAATATGCTTTTAGAGTTATCAAATGAGATAGATATTGTAACAGGAGCATTATATGTAGAAGATAATCAAATTTTTAATGCTTCATACTTTTATAGTAAAAATAGTGTTCAAGTTGCAAAGAAAGTTGTTCTTGTACCATTTGGAGAAGAGATACCCCTTCCTAAATTTTTTGTTGATTTAATAAATAATACTTTTTATAATGGTGCTAGTGACTACTCAAAGGCTACAACTCCTACTGATTTTATAATTAAAGGAGAAAAATATAGAAATGCAATATGCTATGAAGGGACTACTGATAAAATATTTGAAGAGTTAAATGACACAAAATATATGATTATGATTTCAAACAATGCTTGGTTTACTCCATCTATAGAGCCAACCCTACAGCATCTTCTTTTAAAATATTACTCCAAAAAATATGGAGTTACTATTTTTCATGTAGCAAATGGAAGCAAAAATAGAATATATAGACCTTAAATGATGATAATCAAACTATTTTACAAAATTCTTCAAAATAGAGGATTTTATCTCCTCTTTTGAAATATTTTCTCTTATTTGTAAATCAAGTGCAAAATTTAACATATTTCTAAAATCACAACTTGGAGAAAAACCTAACTCTAGTAAATCAACCCCCATAATATGCGGTTTTAGTGCCCTATTTAAAATATCAAACTCTTCACATTTTTTTATAATACTAGATAGATTCTTATTCTTAAATGCAAGCTCAATCAAAATCAAATCTTCCAAAACTACTCTTAAAGATTGTTTTTTTAAACTTATATAATCATCTTCCAAACTCTCTTTAAGTAAAGAGTTTATTGAGCTTAAAAATTTTTTATCACAACTTATTTTTGATAAAAACTCCAAAACTTCATCCTCTTTTTCACCTCTTAACAATATAGTAAAAAATAAAACTAATGCTCTTTTTTCTTCAAACTCTCTATTTTCTAAGATCTTTGATAATCTATTTATAGCCCTATATTTTCCAAAAAAAGAGATTTTAAATATTTTAAGCTCATCTAAAAGCTTAAGCCCAATACTGGGTTTTTTTGATTTCAAAAATAGTTTTTTTAACTCTTCAAAAACTCTCTCCCTTGATAAATTATCAAGTTCATCACTTTTCACAATATCTTTTAAAAGATGTTTTGTCTTTTTTGTTATTTTAAAATTAAATCTTGAAGCAAAACCAATTGCTCTAAAAACTCGTAAACTATCCTCTACAAAACTCTTTTTATCTATATATCTTATTTTTCTTTTTTTTAAATCTTTTAAACCTAAGAAAGGGTCTATAAAACTATTTTTAAAGTAGTCATAATATATAGCATTTATAGTAAAGTCACGCCTCTTTGCAGCTTTTTTTATACTTAAATCTGAAAAAAGCTTTACTTCAAAACTTTTATGTGTTTTACCTACTTTTTTCTCTACTCTAGGTATAGAAAAATCACACTCTATACCATTTTCTTCTATTTTTAAAACACCAAAAGTTTTTCCAACTTCAATAACTTTTGTATGTTTTTCTAAAATAGTTCTTAACTCTTCCAAACTATTTAAACCAAAAACTTCAATATCAAAATCTTTAATCTCTTTGTTCAAAAGAAAATCTCTCACACAACCACCTACAAAATAAGGCTTATATGAACTATTTTTTAAATCTTCTAAAATACCAATTAAAAAATTTGGTATATTAAATGTTTGTTTGTAAAGAGATATTTTTTGGATAAGCAATAATAATTCCAACTTCATCAAATTTTGTTTTAATCTCTTCTAGAAGTTCGCTTCTTAAAGAACCAAAATCAGAAGATTTTGCCCAAACACTAACACTTATTTTTATACTATCAAGTGCCAAATCAGATACAGAAATACCAACTCCTTTATCTTTTAAAACTTTTGAATTTGACTCTATAATATTTGCTAAAACTTCTTTTACCTGTTTTATACTATTTTCATACGAAATAGCAACAACAATATCAACCCTTCTTGTATCATTTGCATTTACATTTGTGATGCTTCCACTTGTAATTTTTGAATTTGGTACAATTATTTTTTGATTGTCAGCAGTTAAAAATATAGTATTAAATATAGTTACTTCTGTAACAGTTCCACTAACTCCACCAGCAAGTACACTATCTCCAGCTTTAAATGGTTTAAATAGAACTATCATAACACCTGAAGCAAAATTCCCCAAAGAGTCTTTTAGTGCCAAACCAACAGCCAAACCAGCAGCTCCCAAAATAGCTAAAAATGAAGTAGTTTCAACTCCCAACTTATTTAAAGCGGCAATAA
This window contains:
- the motA gene encoding flagellar motor stator protein MotA, whose protein sequence is MDLSVLLGLIGAITSISVGVILEGGNPAGVLHISSFIIVIPTAMLAAVVATDSKYVKAAFKEFKNIFKKSPVNFEARIDELVEYAITVKKQGVLALEKDVQGLDHQFLKEALSMVVDGSKEEQIEEQLEPVIEATEEYYHGASHFWLHAGETSPTIGLVGAVFGLILALQKLDDPPAMAAGIAGAFTATVMGIAGSYIFLGPWGVKLKAKGHIVVKEQYLILAACKGMARGDAPGELKLKLSKMVTPMPL
- the motB gene encoding flagellar motor protein MotB; the protein is MSKKKKCECPAGEKWAVPYADFLSLLLALFIALYALASVNIEKQKALKEEFIKIYKFPSANIVEEQSKQEKAMTDNPSDDTQEGKKVIVHTLENPQDQEQIKEKGANLIELPDGSLMSVPAHLVFENGKAEITSVFANDFLTNLAELINAMPEDTEINVKGFAQDSEIRSSRFKDALELSTARANNVIRELIKHNVKASRLYSSGFGSNKTSTLKDKSVVVFELHTNGDVQSEEDLNLESIFKKMKE
- a CDS encoding Mur ligase family protein codes for the protein MSLKTKSLSGFLEHKTMYYDKIDFSFVNKAFSILEKEIKIPFVIHIVGTNGKGSTGRFLSHYLYKTGFKTLHYSSPHIKKFNERIWINGADVSDNLLQNAHNFLINIYDEGLLQKLTYFEYTTLLALYLSKDCDYLVLEAGLGGEFDATNVVKNDISLITTIGLDHISFLGDSIEKIAKTKMRATNAKMIIGYQEFKEVFKVAEKVKDELKQEFNRDIEILKVENFDIDYDFVFASYLKRNLALCIRCLEELPFFRNNPINLEIFNTTPLFGRCQKIAKNLYIDVGHNSLAAKVIKEEFKNRQITLIYNSYEDKDYEEVLKVLKPIVKEIFILDLDDKRIVKKDILQKCIKKLQIVEIEKLSMDLENEYLVFGSFLVVERFLELISYEKC
- a CDS encoding DUF6394 family protein; the protein is MDWGKVTYIFLTMMSLTTTAGFLYEPNVIALFVAAGVNVISTILKIGVKNLLAAELLASSLVADLHLIPAFLVFVFTGNMKLVIGLAIGAVIANIVSMILSMIESAKNREKDEY
- the leuS gene encoding leucine--tRNA ligase, which encodes MEYLAKDIEKKWQKFWIDNSSFEPSYDFSKPKKYILSMFPYPSGRIHMGHVRNYCLGDAFARHFRKNGFNVLHPIGWDSFGMPAENAAIKNKLHPKKWTYENIDYMREELRSLGLSFSKNQEFATSDELYTKFEQEFIIKMYEAGILYRKNAALNWCNDCQTVLANEQVVEGCCWRCDNEVVQREMPGYYIAITKYAQTLLDDLKLLENSWPSQVLTMQENWIGRSEGLEFKFDVTKETRAKLDKMFASFSVFTTRPDTIYGVSYTALAPEHPIVKYLVEKELLPKNKLNAIRNMQKIAQKDRAMQEKEGVDLEIEAIHPLTGQTIPIWVANFVLSSYGDGAVMAVPAHDQRDFEFALKYDLPIKQVIVGENGFIEKQKEAYVEDGVLINSEAFSNLKSQDAKQAIIYHFEQNSFGNRKINYKLRDWGVSRQRYWGAPIPFVHCKACGLVPEKIENLPVSLPDDVEITGEGNPLDSHPTWKNCICPKCGEKATRETDTLDTFVQSSWYFLRYATNYKKWQEEGISKEDSDYWMDIDQYIGGIEHAILHLLYARFFTKVLKDLGYTNSSEPFKNLLTQGMVLKDGAKMSKSKGNVVDPDMLVEKYGADTARMFILFAAPPTKELEWNDSAVEGAYKFIKRFYERASNITQTGLENFKSIDQNSLNKEEKEARKKVYEALQKSNEVLNKTYAFNTLIASCMEAMNSLQAQKNEAIWAEAYYILTNILEPIIPHTSWELSNRYFNLENFSKPLEIKNEVFVQDSIVLAVTINGKKRAEIEVSINATNEEVLDIAKSEAKKWLEGATILKEIVVPKKLVNIVIKV
- the secF gene encoding protein translocase subunit SecF, which codes for MEIFNNNKTYDFMGKKIAFLSISGILIVASIFLLLTRGLNYGIDFVGGTIVQVKYDKAAPLDKIREVLENSKYAGSNVTEFGTKEEITIRFTGSSSSVTNDISDEMNKILVPTGNFEIRKIDMVGAKVGAELREKGIMALSMALLAMLIYIAARFEWRFAIASIIGLIHDVIITLGLISLFKIDVNLDMIAAILTLVGYTINDTIIVNDRIRESLQITKERDLDALINDSVSRTLSRTVLTSSTTQLAVLTMLIFGGEIIYAFSFTLFVGIIIGTYSSIFVVSPFIKFLGFNTDSYRSKQAIKAANRKEKEKLRAMYEQGRV
- the lptE gene encoding LPS assembly lipoprotein LptE → MRVTKSLFVIFVALFFVACGYRPSTYYAKQELGKDLYVRLDVSPADPKNSVLVKDAVTKILIQRVGSNMVDSEVEADIIMDLRISSVSFSTLQYDKDGYNKLYKAKVVLGVKYLDKSTSKTKSFTVDGEYDFAIDIGTTINDTQRFEAISKASDMAVTDLLSRVAVGSFQ